In one window of Streptomyces griseus subsp. griseus DNA:
- the pgm gene encoding phosphoglucomutase (alpha-D-glucose-1,6-bisphosphate-dependent), translating into MVHARAGQPAQSADLVDVARLVTAYYALHPDPAEPAQRVAFGTSGHRGSALAAAFNDDHIAATTQAICDYRARQGTDGPLFLGADTHALSEPARVTALEVLAANGVTALIDSDDGYTPTPAVSHAILTYNHGRTEHLADGIVVTPSHNPPADGGFKYNPPNGGPAASDATSWIQDRANALIEAGLGEVRRIPYARALAAGTTGRHDFLTAYVDDLPSVLNLEAVRDAGLRIGADPLGGASVAYWGRIAERHRIDLTVVNPLADPTWRFMTLDWDGKIRMDCSSPHAMASLIAQRDAYAIATGNDADADRHGIVTPDGGLMNPNHYLATAIDYLCTHREGWPAGTGIGKTLVSSSMIDRVAHDLGRTLVEVPVGFKWFVDGLYDGSLGFGGEESAGASFLRRDGRVWTTDKDGILLALLASEITAVTGSTPSQRYAQLTARFGDPAYARVDAPATREEKAVLAKLSPQQVKADTLAGEPITAVLTEAPGNGAAIGGLKVCTDSAWFAARPSGTEDVYKVYAESFQGPEHLGQVQEEARALVSEALGSA; encoded by the coding sequence ATGGTGCACGCACGGGCCGGGCAGCCGGCGCAGTCAGCTGACCTGGTCGACGTGGCACGGCTGGTGACGGCCTATTACGCCCTCCACCCCGATCCGGCCGAGCCCGCCCAGCGGGTGGCCTTCGGCACCTCGGGCCACCGCGGCTCCGCCCTCGCGGCCGCGTTCAACGACGACCACATCGCCGCCACCACCCAGGCGATCTGCGACTACCGGGCCCGCCAGGGCACCGACGGGCCGCTCTTCCTCGGCGCCGACACCCACGCCCTGTCCGAACCCGCCCGGGTCACCGCCCTGGAGGTGCTGGCCGCCAACGGCGTCACCGCCCTCATCGACAGCGACGACGGCTACACCCCCACGCCCGCCGTCTCGCACGCCATCCTCACGTACAACCACGGCCGCACTGAGCACCTGGCCGACGGCATCGTGGTCACCCCGTCGCACAACCCGCCCGCCGACGGCGGCTTCAAGTACAACCCGCCCAACGGCGGACCGGCCGCCTCGGACGCCACCTCCTGGATCCAGGACCGGGCCAACGCGTTGATCGAGGCCGGACTCGGGGAGGTCCGCCGTATCCCGTACGCCCGCGCGCTGGCCGCCGGCACCACGGGGCGCCACGACTTCCTGACCGCGTACGTCGACGATCTGCCCTCCGTCCTGAACCTGGAGGCCGTACGGGACGCGGGGCTCCGGATCGGCGCCGACCCGCTCGGCGGCGCTTCCGTCGCGTACTGGGGGCGCATCGCGGAACGGCACCGGATCGACCTCACCGTGGTCAACCCGCTCGCCGACCCGACCTGGCGGTTCATGACGCTGGACTGGGACGGCAAGATCCGGATGGATTGCTCCTCCCCGCACGCCATGGCCTCGCTGATCGCCCAGCGCGACGCGTACGCCATCGCCACCGGCAACGACGCCGACGCCGACCGGCACGGCATCGTCACCCCCGACGGCGGCCTGATGAACCCCAACCACTACCTGGCCACCGCCATCGACTACCTCTGCACCCACCGCGAGGGCTGGCCCGCAGGAACGGGAATCGGCAAGACGCTGGTCTCCTCCTCGATGATCGACCGGGTCGCCCACGACCTCGGCCGCACCCTGGTGGAGGTGCCGGTCGGCTTCAAGTGGTTCGTGGACGGGCTGTACGACGGCAGCCTCGGCTTCGGTGGCGAGGAGTCGGCCGGCGCCTCGTTCCTGCGGCGCGACGGCCGTGTCTGGACCACGGACAAGGACGGCATCCTGCTGGCCCTGCTCGCCTCGGAGATCACGGCCGTCACCGGCTCCACCCCGTCCCAGCGGTACGCCCAGCTCACCGCCCGCTTCGGCGACCCGGCGTACGCCCGCGTCGACGCGCCCGCCACCCGCGAGGAGAAGGCGGTCCTGGCCAAGCTCTCCCCGCAGCAGGTCAAGGCCGACACCCTGGCGGGCGAGCCCATCACCGCCGTACTCACCGAGGCGCCGGGCAACGGGGCCGCGATCGGCGGCCTCAAGGTCTGCACCGACAGCGCCTGGTTCGCCGCCCGCCCCTCGGGCACGGAGGACGTCTACAAGGTGTACGCGGAGAGCTTCCAGGGGCCCGAACACCTCGGCCAGGTGCAGGAGGAGGCGCGCGCCCTGGTCTCGGAGGCGCTGGGGAGCGCCTGA
- a CDS encoding chitinase — protein sequence MGRTSRLLGLGLAAALVVPMLVGAAPPKTADSPKTTAAETCAVKSKPTGKVLQGYWENWDGAANGVHPPLGWIPITDSRITQHGYNVVNAAFPVIRSDGTVLWEDGMDNTVKVATPAEMCQAKASGLTLLMSIGGAAAGIDLSSSKVADRFVATVVPILKKYNFDGIDIDIETGLTSSGNINQLSASQANLIRIIDGVLAAMPSNFGLTMAPETAYVTGGSVVYGSIWGAYLPIIKKYADNGRLWWLNMQYYNGSMYGCSGDSYSAGTVAGFTAQTDCLNRGLVIQGTTIKVPYDKQVPGLPAQPGAGGGHMAPSLVSQAWNHYNGSLKGLMTWSLNWDGSKGWTFGDNVKRLQGR from the coding sequence ATGGGCCGTACATCACGACTGCTGGGCCTCGGCCTGGCCGCGGCGCTCGTCGTACCGATGCTGGTCGGAGCCGCCCCGCCGAAGACCGCCGACTCCCCGAAGACGACGGCCGCCGAGACCTGCGCGGTCAAGTCGAAGCCCACCGGCAAGGTGCTCCAGGGGTACTGGGAGAACTGGGACGGCGCGGCCAACGGCGTGCACCCGCCGCTCGGCTGGATCCCGATCACCGACTCCCGTATCACCCAGCACGGCTACAACGTCGTCAACGCCGCCTTCCCCGTCATCCGCTCCGACGGCACCGTCCTCTGGGAGGACGGCATGGACAACACCGTCAAGGTCGCCACCCCCGCGGAGATGTGCCAGGCCAAGGCCTCCGGACTCACCCTCCTCATGTCGATCGGCGGGGCGGCCGCCGGGATCGACCTCAGCTCCAGCAAGGTCGCCGACCGGTTCGTGGCGACCGTCGTCCCGATCCTGAAGAAGTACAACTTCGACGGCATCGACATCGACATCGAGACAGGCCTCACCAGCAGCGGCAACATCAACCAGCTCTCCGCGTCCCAGGCCAACCTCATCCGCATCATCGACGGCGTCCTCGCCGCCATGCCGTCGAACTTCGGCCTCACCATGGCGCCCGAGACGGCGTACGTCACCGGGGGCAGCGTGGTCTACGGCTCCATCTGGGGCGCGTACCTGCCCATCATCAAGAAGTACGCCGACAACGGCCGGCTCTGGTGGCTGAACATGCAGTACTACAACGGCAGCATGTACGGCTGCTCCGGTGACTCCTACTCCGCCGGCACGGTCGCCGGGTTCACCGCCCAGACGGACTGCCTGAACCGGGGGCTCGTCATCCAGGGCACCACCATCAAGGTCCCCTACGACAAGCAGGTCCCCGGCCTGCCCGCGCAGCCCGGCGCGGGCGGCGGCCATATGGCACCCTCGCTCGTCTCCCAGGCCTGGAACCACTACAACGGCTCCCTGAAGGGGCTGATGACCTGGTCCCTGAACTGGGACGGCTCCAAGGGCTGGACCTTCGGCGACAACGTGAAGCGCCTCCAGGGCCGCTGA
- a CDS encoding 3-hydroxybutyryl-CoA dehydrogenase, with product MSARISRAGVVGGGQMGAGIAEVCARAGVHTIVCEADATAADRARERVAVSLERAVQRGKLDRLTAEDALGRLVFTGDLDALADRQLVVEAVVENAQAKTEVFTALDKIVEDPGAILATNTSAIPVMRLGMATHRADHVLGLHFFNPVPVLPLVEVVPSLHTAPATVVAAEEFVTDVLGKTVVRSQDRSGFVVNALLVPYLLSAIRMAESGFATAADVDAGMELGCAHPMGPLKLADLIGLDTVASIAASLYDEFKEPLYAPPPLLLRMVEAGLLGRKTGRGFHTYDRG from the coding sequence ATGAGCGCGCGCATCTCCAGGGCGGGCGTCGTCGGAGGAGGCCAGATGGGCGCCGGGATCGCCGAGGTCTGCGCCCGGGCCGGCGTGCACACCATCGTCTGCGAGGCGGACGCCACCGCCGCCGACCGAGCCCGCGAACGGGTCGCGGTCTCCCTGGAACGAGCCGTCCAACGCGGCAAGCTGGACCGCCTCACCGCCGAGGACGCGCTCGGCCGGCTGGTGTTCACCGGAGACCTCGACGCCCTGGCCGACCGTCAGCTCGTGGTCGAGGCCGTCGTCGAGAACGCCCAGGCCAAGACGGAGGTCTTCACTGCCCTCGACAAGATCGTCGAGGACCCGGGGGCCATTCTGGCCACCAACACCTCCGCCATCCCCGTGATGCGCCTGGGCATGGCCACCCACCGCGCCGACCACGTCCTCGGCCTGCACTTCTTCAACCCGGTCCCCGTACTGCCGCTGGTGGAGGTCGTCCCCTCCCTGCACACGGCGCCCGCCACGGTCGTGGCGGCCGAGGAGTTCGTGACGGACGTGCTCGGCAAGACGGTGGTCCGCTCCCAGGACCGGTCCGGCTTCGTCGTCAACGCGCTGCTGGTCCCGTACCTGCTCTCCGCGATCCGGATGGCCGAGTCCGGCTTCGCGACCGCCGCCGACGTCGACGCCGGGATGGAGCTGGGCTGCGCCCACCCGATGGGCCCGCTCAAGCTGGCGGACCTGATCGGCCTGGACACGGTGGCCTCCATCGCGGCGTCGCTGTACGACGAGTTCAAGGAACCGCTCTACGCCCCGCCGCCGCTGCTCCTGCGGATGGTGGAGGCGGGGCTGCTCGGCCGGAAGACCGGCCGCGGGTTCCACACGTACGACCGGGGCTGA
- the aceB gene encoding malate synthase A codes for MTTLVTTGHVQVLGVPGDRHEEVLTPEALDFIARLDAAFATRRFDLLTERRRRSALLRGGTPLDFSRATKSIRTDPDWRVARPAPGLTDRRVEITGPPERRMAVNALNSGAQVWMADFEDATSPTWENIVQGQLTLIDAIDRRIDFTADNGKEYRLTDRPATIMVRPRGWHLTEKHLVIDGRPVPAALVDFGLYFFHCARRQIDAGSGPYFYLPKLENRYEARLWNDVFLLAQDLLDIPRGTIRATVLIETITAAFEMEEILHELREHSAGLNAGRWDYLFSLIKNFAHRPDFVLPDRATVTMTAPFMRAYTELLVRTCHQRGAHAIGGMAAQIPGGGTESLEAALAKVRLDKEREAEDGFDGSWVAHPGLVPVCRTVFGEVLGDRPHQLERTRNDVHVTAEELVAVRRTAGRPTPEGVRDNIAVTLRYYDAWLNGRGAVALNGLMEDAATAEIARVQIWQWLKHGTVERRSVERLFEEELATLGATYPWARLDQVRDLFERTALAKELPAFFTTEAYARHLVGRPVVQA; via the coding sequence ATGACCACCCTTGTCACGACCGGCCACGTCCAGGTCCTCGGCGTACCGGGCGACCGGCACGAGGAGGTCCTCACCCCCGAGGCCCTCGACTTCATCGCCCGTCTCGACGCGGCCTTCGCCACCCGCCGCTTCGATCTGCTGACCGAGCGCCGCCGCCGCTCCGCGCTGCTGCGCGGCGGCACTCCTCTCGACTTCTCCCGTGCCACCAAGTCGATCCGTACGGACCCCGACTGGCGCGTCGCCCGGCCCGCCCCGGGCCTCACCGACCGGCGGGTGGAGATCACCGGCCCGCCCGAACGGCGCATGGCCGTCAACGCCCTCAACTCCGGTGCCCAGGTGTGGATGGCGGACTTCGAGGACGCCACCTCGCCCACCTGGGAGAACATCGTCCAAGGCCAGCTGACCCTGATCGACGCCATCGACCGGCGCATCGACTTCACGGCGGACAACGGCAAGGAGTACCGGCTCACCGACCGGCCCGCCACCATCATGGTCCGTCCGCGCGGCTGGCACCTCACCGAGAAGCACCTCGTCATCGACGGCCGGCCCGTCCCCGCCGCCCTCGTCGACTTCGGCCTCTACTTCTTCCATTGCGCCCGCCGCCAGATCGACGCGGGCAGCGGACCGTACTTCTACCTCCCCAAGCTGGAGAACCGGTACGAGGCCCGCCTCTGGAACGACGTCTTCCTCCTGGCCCAGGACCTGCTGGACATCCCCCGGGGCACCATCCGCGCCACCGTCCTCATCGAGACGATCACCGCCGCGTTCGAGATGGAGGAGATCCTGCACGAGCTGCGCGAGCACAGCGCGGGCCTCAACGCGGGCCGCTGGGACTACCTTTTCAGCCTGATCAAGAACTTCGCGCACCGCCCCGACTTCGTCCTTCCCGACCGGGCGACCGTCACGATGACCGCCCCCTTCATGCGCGCCTACACCGAACTCCTCGTCCGCACCTGCCACCAGCGCGGCGCCCACGCCATCGGCGGCATGGCCGCCCAGATCCCCGGCGGCGGTACGGAGTCCCTGGAAGCGGCGCTGGCCAAGGTGCGGCTGGACAAGGAGCGTGAGGCGGAGGACGGCTTCGACGGCTCCTGGGTCGCCCACCCCGGTCTGGTCCCGGTCTGCCGGACCGTCTTCGGCGAGGTGCTCGGCGACCGGCCGCACCAGCTGGAACGCACCCGCAACGACGTCCATGTCACGGCCGAGGAGCTGGTCGCCGTACGGCGTACCGCAGGGCGTCCGACCCCGGAGGGCGTACGCGACAACATCGCCGTCACCCTCCGCTACTACGACGCCTGGCTGAACGGCCGGGGAGCCGTCGCGCTCAACGGCCTGATGGAGGACGCGGCGACCGCCGAGATCGCCCGGGTCCAGATCTGGCAGTGGCTCAAGCACGGGACGGTCGAGCGCCGGAGCGTGGAGCGCCTCTTCGAGGAGGAGCTGGCCACGCTCGGTGCCACCTACCCCTGGGCCCGCCTCGACCAGGTCCGGGACCTCTTCGAACGCACCGCCCTCGCCAAGGAGCTGCCCGCGTTCTTCACCACGGAGGCGTACGCACGCCACCTCGTCGGCCGGCCGGTGGTGCAGGCATGA
- the aceA gene encoding isocitrate lyase, with the protein MAQARTTAEELAQRWASDPRWKGIERSYSAEDVVRLSGSVREEHTLARRGAERLWRQLHERDYIHALGALTGGQAVQQVKAGLQAIYLSGWQVAADANLAGHTYPDQSLYPANSVPSVVRRINNALLRADQIATAEDAGDTTDYLAPIVADAEAGFGGPLNAFELTKAMIEAGAAGIHYEDQLASEKKCGHLGGKVLVPTAQHVRTLNAARLAADIADVPTLIVARTDALAANLITSDVDERDARFITGERTAEGFHRVRNGMAPVISRGLAYAPYADLIWVETGTPDLDQAREFAEAIHAEHPDQMLAYNCSPSFNWRAALDDDQIAKFQRELGAMGYRFQFITLAGFHSLNHAMFDLARGYAEQGMTAYVDLQEREFAAQAQGFTAVRHQREVGTGYFDQVSTAINPASSTTALTGSTEEEQFH; encoded by the coding sequence ATGGCGCAGGCAAGGACGACGGCGGAAGAGCTGGCGCAGCGGTGGGCGAGCGACCCCCGCTGGAAGGGCATCGAGCGCAGCTACAGCGCCGAGGACGTGGTCCGGCTCTCCGGCAGCGTCCGCGAGGAGCACACCCTCGCCCGGCGCGGCGCCGAGCGGCTCTGGCGCCAGCTGCACGAGCGGGACTACATCCACGCGCTCGGCGCCCTGACCGGCGGCCAGGCCGTCCAGCAGGTCAAGGCCGGTCTCCAGGCCATCTACCTCTCCGGCTGGCAGGTCGCCGCCGACGCCAACCTGGCCGGCCACACCTACCCCGACCAGAGCCTCTACCCGGCCAACTCCGTTCCCAGCGTGGTCCGCCGGATCAACAACGCCCTGCTCCGCGCCGACCAGATCGCCACCGCCGAGGACGCCGGCGACACCACCGACTACCTGGCCCCGATCGTCGCCGACGCCGAGGCAGGCTTCGGCGGCCCGCTCAACGCCTTCGAGCTGACCAAGGCGATGATCGAGGCCGGAGCGGCCGGCATCCACTACGAGGACCAGCTCGCCTCCGAGAAGAAGTGCGGCCACCTCGGCGGCAAGGTCCTCGTCCCCACCGCCCAGCATGTGCGCACCCTCAACGCGGCCCGCCTCGCCGCCGACATCGCGGACGTCCCGACCCTGATCGTGGCCCGCACCGACGCGCTCGCCGCCAACCTCATCACCAGCGACGTGGACGAGCGCGACGCGCGGTTCATCACGGGCGAGCGGACCGCCGAAGGCTTCCACCGCGTGCGGAACGGCATGGCGCCGGTCATCTCGCGCGGCCTCGCCTACGCCCCGTACGCCGACCTCATCTGGGTCGAGACCGGCACCCCGGACCTCGACCAGGCACGCGAGTTCGCCGAGGCCATCCACGCCGAGCACCCGGACCAGATGCTCGCGTACAACTGCTCGCCCTCCTTCAACTGGCGGGCCGCGCTGGACGACGACCAGATCGCCAAGTTCCAGCGGGAGCTGGGCGCGATGGGCTACCGGTTCCAGTTCATCACCCTGGCCGGCTTCCACTCCCTCAACCACGCCATGTTCGACCTGGCGCGCGGCTACGCCGAGCAGGGCATGACCGCCTATGTCGACCTCCAGGAGCGGGAGTTCGCCGCCCAGGCGCAGGGCTTCACCGCGGTCAGGCACCAGCGCGAGGTCGGCACGGGCTACTTCGACCAGGTCTCCACCGCCATCAACCCGGCCTCCTCGACCACGGCGCTGACCGGGTCGACGGAGGAGGAGCAGTTCCACTAG